The window GGATACTGTCAGACAACACTTGCTCAGAACTCAACAAAGAATGAAAGTTTAGGCTGATAAAAAACGCACAGACAGAGTCTTTGCTGCTGGTGACATGGTTTTGCTGAAACTCCAGCCATATGTGCAAAAATCAGTCGCTTCAAGATCCAACAACAAGTTGTCCTTCCGTTATTTTGGGCCATTCCCAATTGTGGAGCGCATCGGTGAAGGGTCCACCCAGTCTTCCATGTTTCTCAACTTAAACAATTTATTTCTCCCAAGCATGCAGTTCAGCAGTCCCTACCTCCACCTGATCTCAACATCCAAATACTTGTTCGTGTGCTGCAACAACGAATTCGCCGCAAGAACAACCGTACTATTGCCCAGGTCTTGGTGGAATGGAGCGGCTCTTCATGCTCTGGACCGACGTGGGAAGACAGAGACGCTCTGCACCAGGCGTTTCCACGAGCACCGGCTTGGGGACAAGCCGTGTTTCAAGAGAGGGGGGATGTCAGCAGCCAGGGCGTCAACAACGACGATGGACCAGGCGAGAAGCGGGAACCAGACGAATCAAGTAATGGGCCGACGGACCGGCCCATTCGTGCGCGTAAACCGTCCCAGTGGCTTGCAGGCCCAGACTAGACCCGTTGAAGCGGGATGTAACGTTCGACAGTTTAAATATGGCTAGCTTCTAGAgagaggagaggaaggaggaCGGAGGCTTCGGCCTGGCCTGAGAGAGAGCTTGTAATTTGAATTCGCTGTGAGGGTGGTTGGGTGGACAGCTAAAGCTAATAGAAACCTAGATCTCGCCATGATTGTAGCCGGAACCTTACAAAATCATATCTCTCAAACTTACAGGGATTTTCTCTAGTCTTTTTCTCACTGTAGTGCAAACTTTGCAGCTCATTTATGTGCAAAGAAAGCACTGAACTTGGAGAATGTTAGCTCCTCTTTCTAGGTAATCCCCGCCTTCTTGATTGCCCAGGTGCAATCAGAAGTTGTACCGCCTATTGATAATTAATAAAGTGCCATGATGGCGGTTTCAAAAAAATAGTAGTGCTACTTGTCGATGCCCAGATCGGACGACTAGCCATACATGTATGGGCCGACCACATAGTAGCGGTCATGAGGCGCCGTCCGATCTGTGCGGGCGCGTCATACCCGGCCGGCTTGCCTGTGTCCATCTTCCACTTGTTCGGTATATGATTGTGGGGGTGTTTGGTTGCAAGGGACTAGACTTGTTTTAGTCCCAGGAACTAAAGAAAAAAGACCATTCAGTAGAGTCTTTTCCTACTCCTTAAAGAAAAAGTCCTCCTGTTTGCTTACATAAGGATTAAATGAGACTTTTTCTAGTCTAGTCCCTGTAACCAAAACAGGGCCTGTAAGATCGCCGGAAGCATGTGGTTGGTCCTTTTCGATAGTTGTCCTACGATATTGTGCTATTTATTGCATAGGTTATGATAGTACTATATATAACAACCCTGGTTCAACGTAGAAACTCGCATGGACATCTCAAGTCAATTCCTATGGGAGGCCATGTTCGACAGGATCAACTTTACACGGCTACGGACGATAAGTGTATGGCAACTGTTGGGTCAAGGGAGCGACAAAGTGGGGTGTGACGGTCAAACCATTAGCTGGATGAAATGTCAGTTGTGGTGAACAACGCGATGACATGGGCCATCATATACAAGGAAGGCTGTAAGATAGGACTTAGAGTCCTAACATAAAAATTATATTTGAATATTATTTACATATTTTATCAGTTTAATTTACAAAAATAAATATATAATTGATGTCAGATGTTTAGGCATGGCAAATCGAATATTTTTATAGCGATTTATACTCGCGTGAGAATCTCAAATTTTTCAGCATGTTAATTTTCTGGCAAAAAATGTAAGGAGGACTTGCCATGCCCTTAAACTAAACTTGCTATCCTCAGCTAATATATTTTGCCATAAAAAAACGTTCGATTTGTCATATCTAAAACTTTGACGATAGCTGGATATTTGAGTCCTTCCTTGGAAGGAACTTGATTGATTTTAAAATTTAAACATAGACTCAAAAAAGTCACGCTGGGCCACCCTGGACTGGAAGGTTCCGGACCCGAGCCCATGGCGGAGACGGCGCCGGCGACGGCGCTGGACATCGACGAGATCCCCTTcgccgacctcctcctcctcctgctctcGCCGGAAGCGGCAGCAGCGGGCGACGACAGCGACACCGAtggccggcgccgccgcctcctggCCACCGTCTGGGCCGCGCTCGGCCCGGGCGGCGCCGGCCTGCTGGCCGTCGCGGGCgtcccgcgcgccgccgccctccgccgccgtctCCTCCCCCTGGCCCGCCGCCTCGCCCTAATGGACCACCCGTCCCGTGCCCACCTCCTCAAGGTAACCAACCCCTCCCTCCGTAGTCTCATCGTCTTCCTCCCGCCCCCTGTTCCTCTTCCCAAACTGCGATTGACAGTGAATTTCCTTCAATGGGGATTTGATTCCATTGCAGAAGCACGGATTGGGCAGCGACGTGCCTCTCAAGAAGCCCGACAGGTCCGTCTCCTCCTTGGCGCAGCTCCTAAGGTATGATTCAGGCAAGCTCCACTCCTCAGAGTTTATGCGCGAAGCCACCGGAGACACCGAGATCAGGCCTGGTTGTCCGGAGGAGGTACTGGAAGGTGCCGATGGATTTGGGGAGCacaatggtgatgatgatgatgatgatgatgatgatgatgatcatgatatTGAGAACCTTGGTGAGCTTTTCAAGGAGCTGGGTCTGTGCATGATGGAGCTTGGCATCTTGGTTGCGCGGGCTTGCGACATTGTTATCGGTGGGAATCAGCTGGAGCAGAGCATTACCGACTTTGGCAGCGCAAAGGCGAGGCTCATCCACTACCACTCTGAGTTGGATAACAGGATTATCAAGGAGAGGAGCAGCACAAAGAGGAGAAGCTTGGCAAACaatgcagcagcagcagcaagacGTTTATCGGATCACATGGATACAGGTCAAATGTCAGGATCAGAAGATGGATCCTGTATCAAATCAGCAGAAGAAAATAGTTTGATTTCTCTTGTCAACTTATGGCAAGAGTGGCACTACGATTACGGGGTGCTGACAGTCTTAACAGCGCCATTATTCTTGCGCTCTGCTCTCGGACAGGAATGCCCGGCCAGCGAAGAATGCTCTCTTCCTGACGGGCACTCACACCTGCAGCTCTTCAATAAAAGGAGGATATTCTCAGTGAGATGCTCCCAGGAGAGCTTCATTGTTCAGGTTGGGGAGGCAGCAGGCATCCTGTCAGGGGGGAAGCTGAGATCCACGCTTCATGCTGTGAGTAGACCATTAGGCTTGCCAAACATCAGCCGAGAGACTTTCGTGGTTTTCCTACAGCCGTCATGGGACAAAACTCTACCTTTCTTGGGCTACTCTTCTGCCGATGAAGATGATTCAAGTGATCACATGGAATTGGCTTTCAGGGGTGATGGACCAGCCGGGTCTTGTAGTGAACATATATTGATGCAAGGAATTCTGAAGAAAATCCCCCCGCTGTCGTCAAGGCTGAAAGAAGGCATGACGTTTGCAGAGTTTTCTAGGCAGACAACGAAACGGTATTATGGTGGTGGGGGCATCCAACAGAAGAGTTAACCAGAAGACGTATGGTGATGGAAATGCATCTCATACAAACCGTAATGAATTACTGAGTCCTACACCGTATGCTGAGAATCCACCCTGTAATTACTCCATGTCACagtatgtactccctctgtaaactaatataagaacatttagatcactactttagtattctaaacgctcttatattagtttacggagggagtactttttatCTTCATTGATGGATTATTTTCTTCTGCAGTTGTGAAGTCACAGTATTTCGACCTCAAAAGTGCTGGTTTCCGATAGTTTAAAGTTCTTGTGTTAGTAAGTTTAGCTTCCTAAACTGATATTGATGATAGAGATGTAAAAAATGCTTACTTGCTCAGTTGTAAAAAATGTTAAATATTTGAAAACTATTGGTGTGCTCTGCATTCTCAGTTTCTCCTTTTCCATTCTAAGACTGTTGGGGTCCTAGTGTTGCATCAGATCTGTTTAGTTCAACCACAAGGCACGTTTGAACTTGAAGCCTTCTTAATTTTATTCCACACCTGAGGTGTTAAAGTAAGATATGATCGATATACTGTAGCAGGAAAACATGTATCTCTGTGGTTCGTTGATAATTTTAGCTTCCTAAACTGATATTGTTGGTAGATATCTCACATCAACCGAGGAAATCTGTCGAGCAATGGTTGGCAATTAGTCAGCACAATGCCCAGCCACAAAAGAAATTAAATGTTTGAAAACTATTATGACATTCTACACTTTGCAGTATCTCCTTTTCTTTCTAAGACTAGAGATCCGAATGGTGGGTTTGAACTCGAAGTCTTCTTAATTTTGTTCCAGATCAGAGGTGTTAAAAGTAGGGTATGATCGGTATTCAGTAGCAGGAAAACCCTTATCTGCTGTGCATGCTGGAAAATAGTTTTCCACTGTGCATCACTTAATTCCACTCTacatgacttaaatattctcatgCCACATCGGTGCGGTATACAGTAGCAGGAAAACAAGATAATCAGTGTGATCTATCTTGATTGCCTCTGTTTTTGTGAGCGAGGATGATCTATATCTCTTGTAAAGTGCAGACCTCGATTCATTGTCACCGCGATTTCCTGCTGAATTATACCTTTAACACTTTTAAGTCAAACCATATGAGTATGTTTCATCAAACATGAATATGTGGTATCTCTGCCTATTGACGAATAGCTTGCTGTTGAGGGTAGTTGTCAGAATGTTTGATAGCTTCGAATCCATTGTTAGTTCCTAACAAAGTAACAGGAAAAACGGTGCGCTGAAAGTGTAGCGCTGCTCATGGTTAAACTAATTATGTTCAGTTGTTAACGGGTCGTTTTGGGTAAATGATGTTTGTTGGTTCAGTTGTTCAACTTATGAAGCCTTGCCTTTGCTTAGTGTTATGGCAAGCAGAACTTCAGTATGAACTTATGAGGCTATGTGGGGGGTGCCTGCCGTTCTGCTAGGGTTTTCAGTGTGACGTCAGCTTCCCTTACTCTAGAATATGTGGTGATGATATAACTACTATATTATTTTCTTTCGCAAAAATAACTACTATATTATTTTAAAAAAAGATATAACTAGTATTAGCTTGATTGCTTGTTCATCTGTTCAACACTACAATTGCATAACCTTCACAGCCGGTCAGCTGCCCTTCTCCCGGCCTTCCGTATAAAGCCTTGTTTGGCAGGCAGGTATTGCCCGGGTTTCTAAGGGTTTATCCCGCTCAGATCGAACATCCCTAATAGTCCCAAGTGGGTTGTTGCCTATTTGGTACGCGGGGATTGTACCAGGTCAACCCCAATTCCCCCTGATTATCCTGTGTGAACCCCTTGATGCCCCATGGAAACGAAGCGACGAGCCGAGGGTCGTGGATCTCTGTTAGCCATAGCAGGGTGAAGGCCAGCAAAATCCCCAGCCACATTTACTTCCAGCTGACGCCCAACTCCTACCGCCAAACTCCTTTCCTAGCAGCATAGTGACCTTTTCTCTCTACTATGCTTATCTTCCTCTCACCTTGCGTTGCGCTCCCCTCTGCGTACAAAACCACACTATCGTAGAGGATGGATTAGAGACGGGAGAGGATTGGGGatgagggggggggggatttggTGAAGGAGAGGGATTCAGTAAATCACCCACTACCGGCGGAGCGTCGGCGGAGCCATccagggccctgcccccctctcCCCATAAAAAAAATGCCATGGTAAGCCTAATCTTAATCTCTCTTCTAATTTTCCGGCGTCTTAACCATCCCGGTTGTTTGCCCTTGTTTGGCCCCACCTAGGATTTCGATCACGCTCCGCCACCGTCGCCCGCCATGGGGTTAAAAAAACTACACAAAGCCCAAGAGGGAGGGGGCAGGGGCACCGAAACGCCAAACGACCATTGACACGTGAAATTCCAAAAGAGCCGCGCAAAGACTCGACAAACCAAACCATCAACGCATCCCCACCAGGGCCCGAAGATTGCCCCCGTGAACATCCTTGCCCACCAAAGGCTTCCCCTCGGCCCTTTTCCAGTTTTATCTTTGTTCATGACCTAACCCTAAAACTCGCCTCCGGCTATCTGGCCTCGATGGATGACCGTTGCCGGCGCACAAAGacggaggaggagaagagaaACAGTTGCTTGAAGAGTACTACTCCTCCCATCGATCGAAAATTTCAGTTTCCCTCGCCACCGAAAACGCTCCCCCCACCACCCGGGAACTTAAAATGAGAACCGCCCTGCACCCGGTCCATAGACCCCACCTCGCGAACCGTCTCCTCCTTCCTTCACCCGcacaccacccgccgccgccgccgccgcgccgcctccctCCACCCAGATCCGAACCCAAACCAATCCAATCCAGTGCAGCCCCGCTTCGCCGGCGACGGGATGGAGGGGCCGCCGCGGCTGACGGCGGGGGCGGTGAGGGAGATATGGGAGCTGCCGGACGGGCCGGGGACCATCCAGCCGGTGCTGCAGGTGGCGGACCTGCGCGCCGTCACCACCAAGAACCCCGTCGGCCACCAGTCGGAGCGCTACCGCATGCTTCTCTCCGACGGCGTCCACTCCCAGCAGTCCATGCTCTCCACCAACCACaaccacctcgtcaagaccggcGCCCTCCGCCAAGGCTCCATCGTCCACCTCCAGGACATCACCTGCAACACCATCCAGAACCGCAGGTCCGTCTTCCgccaccaccccccccccccccccccccccccccccccccccccccctcccccccaattGGATCTTGGTCCGCTAGCTTGGTTTCAGCCAAGATTGGATCTTTTGCTAGTTTTCTTGCAACGTATGAATCAAGATTTAGAGACGCCAAATCTGCAGTGTCCGCCCTATGAGCTCTGACACTACTGTTACAACCCGCAGCAATGTTTGGGATAGCAAGGTCTTTTTTCTCGTGGTGTTCTTAATGTTAGAATTAATTAAGGAAGGCGTTAAACATTGTGGTGCCCTTGAAGTTCAGCTTCAATTGATTGTATCTTTTATACTCCCATATATAATCTTGTACTAGTAGCAGAACATATGCCATTGCTTTTCTACTTTTGAGTTTTCATTCAGTCAGCGGAATAAGTTACTCCGTCCGGTCCGAATTAGTTGACTCAACCTCTATACAATGTCCATTTCACATTGTACGGAGGCTGAGTCAATTAGTTCGGATTGGAGGGAGTATCTTTGATGTGAATACTGCTGATAAAATGAGGGGAATTTTTGTCTAATTTTGTCCTGTGTTATTTTGATGAATGTTTTGAGCTTTTCATGTTTGCTAGTGTGCCAAGAATTACCCTGCCTGCAACCTCACTCTTATGCGGACTGTAATAAAAGTTGGGTTTCCTATTCCACCGTGACTTGACACGCCGCTGTCTTTTTGCGAGTGTACTCCGATCCAGTGAAATGCACTTTGCTTTTCATGTCTTAATTAACAAGTACCAGTGCCAAGAAAGCCACAGGCTCCTAGTATGTGATACACAACTCTTTTAAGAACTACCCTTGACGTGTTAGGATTTTATCAGCCCATGTGTGTCATGTTTTTAAGTTTTGCTTGCTGCAGTAAAAAAGATGTTGTATTTTGTGCCAATGCTGCTGCCAAAGCAAAATAGAACTAATGAAACAGTTTACATCATGTGTTGTCATGATCTGAGTTGTTATAGGATTTCCGTAACCTGTCGTTACCAAACACGCCATAACTGTTTGGAACCTTGTTTGTTCTTGTGACCGTGAGTAAACATGCATGATTCCAGAATATAGCAAGTAGAATGGGCAGGCTGGATTTTATAAATTCTGAAGGTGTGTGTAGTTATATTCTGCAATCACTTCTTGAAATTGCTTTTTTTTggtaactactccctccgtatcAAAATATAAGATATTTTTTTGACATTGTCATGGTGTtaaaaaaacgtcttatattaagttACAGAGGTAGTACCATTGTACGACCTGACATTGTTTCTATATATATAAAAAACATAAATCCTATGGTGTAACTAACCAGATGTCTTTCATGGAACTTCCGGTAGCTGACAATTTTTCTCTGTTGCATTCAGGATCATTATTGTTGTCGAACTTGATGTTCTGCTAAGTGAGTGTGACTTGATCGGGAAGCCAAGGATTTATGAGAAAAGCTTATCTGCGGGACAGGTGCCTAACTTACCAGCCAGTGCTGCTCAAGCAAATAGTGGAAACCATACCAATGGTCCAGGCATGCTGGGCAATTGTGTTGCCCCAAGGGTGGAGCAGAGTACTAACAATCAGTCGTATGGTGGGCCCTACAATGGTGTTCACAGCCCAGCGGACCCTTCTATTGGTCGGACACTCCAACCTGGACCTAACAACGTGTCGTCTGGTGGATCTTATGGTACAATGCCAGCACAGAACACAATGAATGGTGGCAATATGGCTCAGCCAAACTCTCAGCGGCCTTACAATGGTGTTCACAGCCCAGTGGGCCCTTCTATTGGTCGGACAGTCCAACCTGGACCTAACAATGTGTCGCCTGGTGGACCTTATGGTGCAATGTCAGCGCAGAACACAATGAATGGCAATATGGTGCAGCCAAACTCCCAGCGGCCTTTACTGAACTCTCATCAGAACCAAAGGTTTGCAATTCCTGGCACAGGTGGGGGCATAAGCCCCCCTGGCAATGTTTATGGGCGCCCTGCTCAGCCTTCGTATCAGCAGCCACCTCCAGCGTATACAAATAATGGCCCAGCTGCTAAGAACGGGGCTGCCCTTCGCACCGTCCCGATTTCTGCACTGAACCCTTACCAACGTACATGGACAATAAAGGCTAGGGTGTCTGCCAAGAGTCAGGTCAAGCACTACAACAATGCAAGAGGTCCAGGCAAACTCTTCAACTTTGATCTCCGTGATGCACATGGTGGAGAAATTCGTGCAGTATGCTTTAATACACAGTTGGATCAGTTCTATGACCTGATTGAGGTTGATAAAGTGTACTTGATATCTAGAGGGTCACTGAAGCCCGCAAATAAACAGTTTAACCATTTGAACAATGACTACGAAGTCTCTCTGGATGCTGCAACAACTATAGAAGTTTGTTCTGATGATGATAGCAGCATCCCTAGGCAGCAGTTTGATTTCCGACAGATCAGCGAAATAGCTAACATGGATAAAGACACCATGGTGGATTTGCTTGGGGTTGTTACGTCAGTTAGCCCTTCTTCTCCATTTACACGGAAGGATGGTGTGGAAACCCAGAAAAGAGTCCTTCAACTGAGGGACATGTCTGGTTGCAGTGTGGAAATAACCTTTTGGGGTGGCTTCTGTAATGCTGAAGGACAGCAGCTGCAGTCGCTGTGTGATTCTGGTTCAAATCCTGTGCTTGCCCTGAGATCTGTCCGTGTTGGTGAATTCAAGGGCAGAAATGTAAGCACAATTGGCTCAAGCTTCTTAAAAATAAATCCAGACTTCCCTGCTGCCGAAAGTCTGAGGCAGTGGTACATAACTGAAGGGAAAAACGCTGCTTGCACTTCTTTATCTATGGGAGGGTCaggcatgggccggactgatgacCGAAAAACTGTTGAGCAGATCAAGGCTGAAAACTTGGGGAGATCAGAGAAGCCTGATTGGATCACTGTCAAGGGTGCAATTTCACACATCAGCACTGACAACTTCTGTTACCCAGCTTGCACCACGGAGGTTAATGGTACACGCTGCAACAAAAAGGTGACGAATAATGGCGATGGTATGTGGCAATGTGACAAATGTGAGCAGAGCACTCCAAATTGCGAGTATAGGTACATGCTCCAGTGTCAAATCCAGGATTATACCGGGACCAGCTATGCAACTGCATTCCATGACGCTGGCAAGGATATAATTGGCCTCCCAGCACAAGATCTGTACAGTATAAAGCATGAAGACCAAGATGATGAGAAATTCGCAGACATCATACAGAAGGTCCGTTTTGAGCTATTCCTTTTCAAGCTGAAAGTCAAGGAAGAAGTGTTTAATGATGAACCTCGGGTGAAATGCTACATTGTTAATGCTCAGAAATTGGAGGACACGTCGAAAGAGTCTCGCTTTCTACTGGGACCAATTGATAGCCTTTTGGTGGACGATGGCTTAGGTCCAACCCCTGGGGTGAGTGGTGCTGCTGCTGTCAACACTGGTTTCACCTCCAACACTGGTACCTACAGCACGAATATGAGTGGCCGAAATCAGTTTGGGCAGCGAACGAGCTCATCTAGCATGGTGCCTGCCACACCATCAGCGACACGATATTCACAGAACTGCAGTGTTTGTGGGTCCACTGGGCATAGTGTGCAGAACTGCCCTGCAGTGGCCATGGATATGCAGCAACCAGCAGCAAGCGGCTACGCGGCTAGTTCCTATGGCTCTTCACCTGGTGATGCCGGCTCGGGTCTGTGCTTCAAATGCAACCAGCCCGGGCACTTCTCCAGAGACTGTCCACAGCAGGAGGCTACCTCCTACAGGTCTCCAGCCGCCAACGCCAATGCCAACTCGGGTCTGTGCTACAAATGCAATCAGCCTGGGCACTTCTCCAGAGACTGCCCAGGGCAGGCGGCTAACTCCTATGACGCCTCAGCTGGTGGCAACGCCGGTGCAGGTGGCCTGTGCTTCAAATGCAATCAGCCTGGGCACTTCTCCAGAGACTGCCCAGGGCAGGCGGCTAACTCCTACGGTGCCTCAGCTGGAGGCAACGCCGGCGCAACTGGCCTGTGCTACAAGTGTAACCAGCctgggcactttgccagagactGTCAGGGGCAGGCTGCTGCCCCCCAGCGCCAGGCTTACGGGAACGGTGCCGCATCAGGAGGGTACAACCGGCAGTCCTATGTCGGTAGCTTCTGAAGTATTTCGGCCGACCCGATAGCATCTTGCTTCGGTTTTAGTTGCGCGGCGATGGCTACAACCGGCAGTCCTATGTCGGCAGCTTCTGAAGTATTTTGGCCGACCCAATAGCATCTTGGTTCGGTTTTAGCTGCGCGGCGGTGGCATCGCCGTGCGTTATGTATAGTTGTTAAAAAAAAATCTGCCTGCTGCGTCTGTGCGTGGCAGTGTCGTCTGGACCTTGTCCTACTACTTTGAAGTCTTTATAAATCAGTGTGTGTTAGGTATAATATTGCCTTTCTGGTTATTTTTGTGAGCTGCAAATTGCTTGTGGTTTGCTGTTCTGTTCTGATCTTTGGCATTGCTTGTGCTATGTTAATGTGTTTGCAGTATTTTGGTCGTCACTTGTTCAATAGCATTGCTTGTACTATGTCAATTTGTTTGCATCATGTAAGTTTTGTCAAAATGTAGACCCTGTCAAACTTGCTTTCATGTCTTAACAGCAacctattattattattcattGATATGAAGTCGGGCTATTAATCTGTATGGTAAAAACCTTGCTGATTAGAACAAGTATTTATAGTAACAATAGTGCAGATTAGAACACACATTTTTATTTacactaataaagcaaggtgagTTTCGCCAATTTTTTTGATCCGTTCACCGTCGAAAATATATATTtttatccgaggtggtactaaattctCATGAGTTCGTCTCTAAAAAAAAGGTTTTTTTTCCAGAATTTTGTGCATGGCTGTGCGCTGTGGCCCAGTGAAGCCAGCCCACTTATTTTTCTGTCCACGGAAAAATTCTATTTTACGCACATGGCGACAAATAGTCAGAAATTGGCACAGGACAACCAATAAAGGGCTGGCCCATTTTTCTTTGTTTCTGTTTTTTACTTCTATTTTTATTCTCCTTCCCCTATCTCTTTTTTTCCATTCAAAGTTTAATTTTTCATAGAATTTATTTCATAAATTCAAAATTCTCAAAAATGTTCAGAATTAAAAAAATTCGAATTTTAGAAAAAATTCAGTATTCCAAAATTTTGTagctattttgaaaaatattcggTTGAGAAAAGTTTCCCATTTTTTCAAACTGTTTTATTGTTTTTAAAAATTGTTCGAGATTTCTAAAAATAAAGTGGCATTTTAAAAAATGCTCCAAATTCTAAAAATATTCTTGGTTTAGTGAAATTTTCATAATTCTATTTTACGCACATGGCGACAAATAGTCAGAAATTGGCACAGGACAACCAATAAAGGGCTGGCCCATTTTTCTTTGTTTCTGTTTTTTACTTCTATTTTTATTCTCCTTCCCCTATCTCTTTTTTTCCATTCAAAGTTTAATTTTTCATAGAATTTATTTCATAAATTCAAAATTCTCAAAAATGTTCAGAATTAAAAAAATTCGAATTTTAGAAAAAATTCAGTATTCCAAAATTTTGTagctattttgaaaaatattcggTTGAGAAAAGTTTCCCATTTTTTCAAACTGTTTTATTGTTTTTAAAAATTGTTCGAGATTTCTAAAAATAAAGTGGCATTTTAAAAAATGCTCCAAATTCTAAAAATATTCTTGGTTTAGTGAAATTTTCATAATTCAAAGTAATGTTCGTGTATAAAAGATACACATTTTTGAAAAATGTTATGAAAATTTTCAACACATGTTCCCAttctaaaaaaatgttcacaaattcaaataatgttcacgtttttataaaaaaagttggggttttcaaaaaatgtttgtgaatttggAAAGGCGTTCCTGTTTCAATTTGTGTCCGCGTTTTTCTGAAAGTGTACATAATTAAAAAAAACTTTTCAGGATTTAAAAAATGGTTCATGTTTCCTTCTAAAAGTGTACATAATTTTGATAAAACTGTTCTGGATTTAAAAGATGATTCATGTTTCCTACAATATTAAAAAATTTCATACCTTAAATCTCCTCGATTGAAAGGAAAAGTAGATTGAATAATTCATGAGCATTCTCTGGCGTGCAATGACGTAACAAAACTCTTAAATGCCCTCGATTAATGAATAGAAAAATAGCGAATTGATTAATTCACACCCGACGAAATCGAGAAGCTAAATGTTCGTTGTTCCCGTGCACACAGGGTTTTGCTTGCACATATAGTTCTCACTAACTTTAAATGCATACCATTTTTTCTTCCGTTGTctcacgggcatatgtgctagtgtACTACAACATGAGTAATACTCTATTAAGTGCACTACTCTCTCTGTTATGTAATATAAGAGTGTATACCAAAGTTGACCTAGTTTATTGAGAAAAATACCATCAACaataatataaataaataaataaataaagacaACATATCAAGAGAAAACTTCTACTCGTAAAAGATGGGTGCCAAACAATGCCGGTCCTGGAGTTTCGAAGGCCCCAGGGCGAATTCAATGAATGGGCCCAACGGCGACAATGGAGGAATTTTTTAATTTCATATATTGATAGATAAATTCTTGCAAAGCTATAGTAAACAATGATATTTTTTCCTGGTGTAACATAAGATGAAGTGTCTTAGTTCAAGTCTAAATCAAATTTCATAGAACTTACATACATATATTGGAAAAAAGAACTGACATGCTAACTAACCTCCAAGCCTACAATAATCATGAGATCCAATTAAATTATTTGTTCGTTTCCTCTTTCTTTTTTTAATCAGAACCACATAAATATTATTTGGGCAACATGTCTGCAAGAAAAAGAGCAAAGTC is drawn from Aegilops tauschii subsp. strangulata cultivar AL8/78 chromosome 1, Aet v6.0, whole genome shotgun sequence and contains these coding sequences:
- the LOC109739310 gene encoding replication protein A 70 kDa DNA-binding subunit C; amino-acid sequence: MEGPPRLTAGAVREIWELPDGPGTIQPVLQVADLRAVTTKNPVGHQSERYRMLLSDGVHSQQSMLSTNHNHLVKTGALRQGSIVHLQDITCNTIQNRRIIIVVELDVLLSECDLIGKPRIYEKSLSAGQVPNLPASAAQANSGNHTNGPGMLGNCVAPRVEQSTNNQSYGGPYNGVHSPADPSIGRTLQPGPNNVSSGGSYGTMPAQNTMNGGNMAQPNSQRPYNGVHSPVGPSIGRTVQPGPNNVSPGGPYGAMSAQNTMNGNMVQPNSQRPLLNSHQNQRFAIPGTGGGISPPGNVYGRPAQPSYQQPPPAYTNNGPAAKNGAALRTVPISALNPYQRTWTIKARVSAKSQVKHYNNARGPGKLFNFDLRDAHGGEIRAVCFNTQLDQFYDLIEVDKVYLISRGSLKPANKQFNHLNNDYEVSLDAATTIEVCSDDDSSIPRQQFDFRQISEIANMDKDTMVDLLGVVTSVSPSSPFTRKDGVETQKRVLQLRDMSGCSVEITFWGGFCNAEGQQLQSLCDSGSNPVLALRSVRVGEFKGRNVSTIGSSFLKINPDFPAAESLRQWYITEGKNAACTSLSMGGSGMGRTDDRKTVEQIKAENLGRSEKPDWITVKGAISHISTDNFCYPACTTEVNGTRCNKKVTNNGDGMWQCDKCEQSTPNCEYRYMLQCQIQDYTGTSYATAFHDAGKDIIGLPAQDLYSIKHEDQDDEKFADIIQKVRFELFLFKLKVKEEVFNDEPRVKCYIVNAQKLEDTSKESRFLLGPIDSLLVDDGLGPTPGVSGAAAVNTGFTSNTGTYSTNMSGRNQFGQRTSSSSMVPATPSATRYSQNCSVCGSTGHSVQNCPAVAMDMQQPAASGYAASSYGSSPGDAGSGLCFKCNQPGHFSRDCPQQEATSYRSPAANANANSGLCYKCNQPGHFSRDCPGQAANSYDASAGGNAGAGGLCFKCNQPGHFSRDCPGQAANSYGASAGGNAGATGLCYKCNQPGHFARDCQGQAAAPQRQAYGNGAASGGYNRQSYVGSF
- the LOC109739309 gene encoding uncharacterized protein, giving the protein MAETAPATALDIDEIPFADLLLLLLSPEAAAAGDDSDTDGRRRRLLATVWAALGPGGAGLLAVAGVPRAAALRRRLLPLARRLALMDHPSRAHLLKKHGLGSDVPLKKPDRSVSSLAQLLRYDSGKLHSSEFMREATGDTEIRPGCPEEVLEGADGFGEHNGDDDDDDDDDDDHDIENLGELFKELGLCMMELGILVARACDIVIGGNQLEQSITDFGSAKARLIHYHSELDNRIIKERSSTKRRSLANNAAAAARRLSDHMDTGQMSGSEDGSCIKSAEENSLISLVNLWQEWHYDYGVLTVLTAPLFLRSALGQECPASEECSLPDGHSHLQLFNKRRIFSVRCSQESFIVQVGEAAGILSGGKLRSTLHAVSRPLGLPNISRETFVVFLQPSWDKTLPFLGYSSADEDDSSDHMELAFRGDGPAGSCSEHILMQGILKKIPPLSSRLKEGMTFAEFSRQTTKRYYGGGGIQQKS